The following are from one region of the Mesorhizobium sp. B2-8-5 genome:
- a CDS encoding PRC-barrel domain-containing protein → MATVNLEHLAGRPVFSERGKSIGYIEEIVAERDGDDLVATEFHVGIFAAFERLSASTIGAALLDFFALRRHEGLYRIPWDKIDISDPTRPRLLCPDQELAALRAKPESK, encoded by the coding sequence ATGGCGACTGTAAATCTCGAGCATCTTGCCGGCAGGCCCGTATTCTCCGAGCGCGGCAAGAGCATCGGCTATATCGAAGAGATCGTCGCCGAGCGGGACGGCGACGACCTCGTCGCCACCGAATTTCATGTCGGCATCTTCGCAGCGTTCGAGCGCTTGTCCGCTTCGACTATCGGCGCTGCATTGCTCGACTTCTTCGCGCTGAGGCGCCATGAGGGCCTTTATCGCATTCCCTGGGACAAGATCGATATTTCCGATCCGACACGCCCCCGGCTGCTTTGCCCGGACCAGGAGCTTGCCGCTTTGAGGGCAAAGCCCGAGAGCAAATGA
- a CDS encoding TetR family transcriptional regulator C-terminal domain-containing protein gives MYIAGRAQYWISYCAQATFSARFARLLKIQNSRMRSNLVHELRQLLPNAEAERAAEVLSMLMDGFWLRMAVTKTDPSRKAALDMLTTLWTSW, from the coding sequence ATGTATATCGCCGGCCGGGCTCAATATTGGATTTCCTATTGCGCGCAGGCCACGTTCTCGGCTCGCTTTGCAAGACTGTTGAAGATCCAGAATTCGCGCATGCGAAGCAACCTGGTGCATGAATTGAGGCAGCTTCTGCCCAACGCCGAGGCTGAAAGGGCGGCGGAGGTGCTCAGCATGCTGATGGATGGCTTCTGGCTGCGAATGGCGGTGACCAAAACCGACCCCTCGCGAAAGGCCGCACTCGACATGCTTACAACCTTGTGGACAAGCTGGTAG
- a CDS encoding response regulator, with product MRPKAAIPELSRAGDINRPFKPQVVFSRDDVSGGHPETALNQPILIVEDDYLIALDVEAGLLAEGFSLAGLATSADEAISMALSTKPVLALMDIRLLGKRDGIDAAVELYRELGIRCVFTTAHSDRDVRLRAEAARPLGWVQKPYSIATLVAAIRNALQELEKES from the coding sequence TTGCGACCAAAAGCAGCGATACCTGAGTTGAGCCGTGCGGGGGACATCAATCGGCCCTTCAAGCCGCAGGTAGTCTTCTCCCGAGATGATGTGAGCGGAGGACACCCCGAAACCGCTCTGAACCAGCCGATTCTGATCGTCGAAGACGACTACCTGATCGCGCTGGATGTAGAGGCGGGACTGCTGGCCGAAGGCTTCTCGCTGGCGGGCCTCGCGACCAGCGCCGATGAGGCGATAAGTATGGCGCTCTCGACCAAGCCGGTGCTTGCCCTGATGGATATCCGCTTGCTCGGCAAGCGGGACGGCATCGACGCGGCCGTGGAATTGTACCGCGAGTTGGGCATACGGTGCGTCTTTACGACGGCCCATAGCGATCGCGACGTGCGGCTTCGAGCCGAAGCGGCCAGACCGCTGGGCTGGGTGCAGAAACCCTATTCGATAGCGACGCTAGTCGCAGCCATTCGAAATGCTCTTCAGGAGCTCGAGAAGGAGAGCTGA
- a CDS encoding GFA family protein has protein sequence MAACRSEDLRLQASSTLSWYRSSDDVERGFCSRCGGNLFWKAAPGIQTFVAAGTLDRPTGLRLAKHIFVGSKSDFYDLTDGLPQEQDG, from the coding sequence ATGGCGGCCTGTCGCTCGGAGGATCTCCGACTGCAAGCGTCGTCGACTCTCAGTTGGTACCGGTCGTCAGATGACGTCGAGCGGGGCTTCTGCTCGCGCTGCGGTGGTAATCTATTCTGGAAGGCGGCTCCGGGCATCCAAACCTTCGTCGCTGCTGGAACCCTTGACCGACCGACCGGCCTGCGCCTTGCCAAGCATATTTTCGTCGGCTCGAAGTCCGATTTCTACGATCTAACCGACGGCCTCCCGCAGGAGCAGGATGGCTAG
- a CDS encoding PAS domain S-box protein yields MEQRALPSSISGAKSFADERDVEGPRAVLLPGSDMEDFFENAAVALHLVANDGTILRANRAELDLLGYAAEEYIGRNIREFHADPAAIEDILHRLSRHEQLRHYRARLRAKEGSMRWVEITSNVRSVGGQFLNTRCITIDVTEKVEAEELLREQEQRLALTYHSAGVGIVEADAEGRLLRVNGHLCRLLACTKEDLVGRSIFDRTFPPDVEADRMKYRQQVAGEIKSYTIEKRFVRKDGSLFWAVVTSSSVYDGSGRFHYAVRVQHDITERKEIEATLAQRAEEQAALHQLTEMLQHARTREDVYEAALDAIQRGLRCQRASVLLLEGGIMKFVAWRGLSKAYRGAVEGHSPWSAADRDPQPICMRDVEQAELPDGLRQAIRTEGIDAVCFIPITEGGRLLGKFMAYFDEPHECSAEEVEVARTIARQLGFGIERVKTQNATRQLAAIVESSHDAIVSKDLRGVVSTWNRGAERLFGYTAAEMVGKPITTIIPEGRQHEEPLILGRIRNGELVDHFETVRRCKDGTLVDISLTISPVRDASGHIVGASKIARNITDKKVAEAKIQDSERHLQDLLAAIPAAIYTTDGDGKITYFNEAAVQLAGRTPVIGTDEWCVTWKLYWPDGTPLPHDQCPMAISLREGRPLRGYEAVAERPDGTRVPFIPYPTPMRDAAGNITGAINMLVDVSERKQAESQQRILLDELNHRVKNNMMMLKSLLSMAARTSKSSEAQTVLHEASKRVAAMAAAQRVLYDTPDAINFGAEPFLGAVCETAKQMFPAAVQLVCEADPIQLPNDVAMPLALIINELLINAVKYGLPGNEHGTIRVSIRQNGRAISLVVEDEGPGFELSSVRSSSSGLRLVEGLVRQIGATFEVSRSPSRCTIIFSQMPQEIGLATKSSDT; encoded by the coding sequence ATGGAACAACGAGCTTTGCCCTCCAGCATTTCTGGCGCGAAATCCTTCGCCGATGAAAGGGACGTCGAAGGGCCCCGTGCGGTCCTGCTCCCCGGCAGCGATATGGAAGATTTCTTCGAGAATGCAGCCGTGGCTCTCCACCTGGTCGCGAATGATGGCACGATTTTGCGCGCCAATAGAGCCGAACTGGACTTGCTCGGCTATGCCGCGGAGGAATACATCGGCCGGAACATCCGCGAATTCCACGCCGATCCCGCCGCGATCGAAGACATTTTGCACCGCCTTTCTCGGCATGAGCAGCTTCGACATTATCGTGCGAGGTTGCGCGCCAAAGAAGGCTCCATGCGTTGGGTCGAGATAACATCGAATGTGCGTTCGGTTGGTGGTCAGTTCCTCAATACGCGCTGCATCACCATCGACGTGACTGAGAAGGTCGAAGCGGAAGAGTTGTTGCGCGAACAGGAGCAGAGGCTTGCCCTGACCTATCACAGCGCTGGTGTGGGAATCGTGGAAGCTGACGCCGAAGGCCGGCTGCTGCGGGTGAACGGACATTTGTGCCGTCTTTTGGCCTGTACGAAGGAGGACCTTGTTGGCCGATCTATTTTCGATCGGACCTTTCCTCCCGACGTCGAGGCGGATCGCATGAAATATCGCCAACAGGTCGCTGGCGAGATCAAAAGCTACACGATCGAGAAGCGGTTCGTACGCAAGGACGGGTCGCTTTTCTGGGCTGTCGTGACGTCTTCCAGCGTCTACGACGGCAGTGGGCGGTTTCACTACGCGGTACGGGTGCAGCACGATATCACCGAGCGGAAAGAGATTGAGGCGACGCTCGCCCAAAGGGCCGAGGAGCAGGCTGCGCTGCATCAATTAACGGAAATGCTACAGCACGCCCGTACCCGCGAAGACGTCTACGAGGCGGCGCTCGACGCGATCCAGCGCGGGCTAAGATGTCAGCGTGCTTCTGTTCTGCTCTTGGAAGGCGGGATCATGAAGTTTGTCGCCTGGCGGGGCTTGTCGAAGGCATATCGAGGCGCCGTGGAAGGCCATTCGCCCTGGTCCGCGGCAGACCGCGATCCGCAGCCGATTTGCATGCGCGATGTGGAACAGGCCGAACTCCCCGACGGCTTGAGACAGGCAATCCGAACAGAAGGCATCGACGCGGTCTGCTTCATTCCGATAACCGAAGGTGGGCGTCTGTTGGGCAAGTTCATGGCCTATTTCGACGAGCCGCACGAATGCTCGGCCGAAGAGGTTGAAGTCGCCCGGACAATTGCACGCCAGCTCGGCTTTGGCATTGAGCGTGTCAAGACACAGAATGCGACCCGGCAATTGGCGGCAATCGTGGAGTCGTCCCATGACGCCATCGTAAGCAAGGATCTCAGAGGCGTCGTCTCGACCTGGAATCGCGGCGCCGAGCGGTTGTTCGGCTATACGGCCGCGGAGATGGTCGGTAAGCCCATCACCACTATCATTCCCGAGGGTCGGCAGCACGAGGAGCCGCTGATATTAGGCCGCATCCGCAACGGCGAACTCGTCGATCATTTCGAAACGGTTCGCCGCTGCAAAGACGGAACGCTGGTAGATATCTCTCTCACAATATCGCCGGTGCGGGATGCGTCAGGCCATATCGTCGGAGCATCCAAAATCGCCCGGAACATAACCGACAAAAAGGTAGCGGAAGCGAAGATACAAGACAGCGAGCGCCACCTTCAAGACCTGCTCGCGGCCATTCCTGCCGCGATCTACACCACGGATGGCGACGGTAAGATCACCTACTTCAATGAAGCGGCGGTGCAACTTGCCGGCCGAACGCCCGTCATTGGCACCGACGAATGGTGCGTGACATGGAAGCTCTACTGGCCGGATGGAACGCCGCTCCCCCACGATCAGTGTCCCATGGCCATCTCACTGCGCGAAGGGCGGCCCCTCCGGGGATATGAAGCGGTGGCCGAGCGGCCGGATGGTACCCGGGTTCCATTCATTCCCTATCCCACACCGATGCGCGATGCCGCGGGAAACATCACCGGCGCCATAAACATGCTGGTCGATGTGAGCGAGCGTAAGCAGGCAGAAAGCCAGCAACGGATCTTGCTCGACGAGCTCAATCATCGCGTGAAGAACAACATGATGATGCTGAAGTCCCTGCTTTCCATGGCGGCAAGGACCAGCAAGAGTTCGGAGGCTCAAACCGTTCTGCATGAGGCCAGCAAGCGGGTGGCCGCCATGGCTGCCGCTCAGCGGGTCCTCTATGACACGCCCGATGCCATCAACTTCGGTGCCGAACCTTTCCTGGGAGCTGTTTGCGAGACAGCAAAACAGATGTTTCCCGCAGCCGTTCAATTGGTCTGCGAGGCAGATCCGATCCAACTGCCGAACGACGTTGCGATGCCGCTGGCGCTTATTATCAACGAGCTTTTGATCAATGCCGTGAAGTATGGCTTGCCCGGAAATGAGCATGGAACCATTCGCGTTTCCATCAGACAGAACGGCCGGGCGATTAGCCTTGTGGTAGAGGATGAGGGCCCGGGCTTCGAACTGAGTTCGGTACGCTCGTCGTCGTCCGGCCTGCGACTTGTCGAAGGCCTGGTGCGACAGATCGGCGCGACGTTCGAAGTCAGCCGGAGCCCGTCCAGATGCACCATTATTTTTTCTCAGATGCCTCAGGAGATTGGCCTTGCGACCAAAAGCAGCGATACCTGA
- a CDS encoding NRAMP family divalent metal transporter produces the protein MKKLLEISLGVVTSVGGFLEVGSMATAAQAGALFGFRLIWAVVLGTICIIFLVEMAGRFAAVSHHTIADGIRERFGFNAFIWPLLATLLVNFLVLSAEIGGVAIAAELATGISFQWWALPVAFVAWLLLWKGTFGLIEKGVSMLGLVTLCFVVAAVMLRPEWKEVAVGAVPSLPQHDTAKYWFMAVSILGASISPYLFMFYSSGAIEDQWDKSYLGANRAIAGLGMSFGGTISVGVLIVAALVLGAHGVTEVEDYNQLPLMLIPMFGFWGFVLFVASLAIACFGAALEVALQQAYLVAQGFGWTWGEDLKPRDDPGFSLIYTLTLFLAAVPIALGLDPLKLTIFSMALTAASLPLTVVPFLFLLNDDRYVGKHRNGVISNAAVIFVIALGFVLALVTIPLQIFGGT, from the coding sequence ATGAAGAAGCTGCTGGAGATTTCGCTTGGTGTCGTCACCAGCGTCGGCGGCTTCCTGGAGGTCGGATCGATGGCGACGGCGGCGCAGGCCGGCGCACTGTTCGGTTTCCGGCTCATCTGGGCGGTGGTGCTCGGTACCATCTGCATCATCTTCCTGGTCGAGATGGCCGGTCGCTTCGCCGCGGTCAGCCATCACACCATTGCCGACGGCATCCGCGAACGGTTCGGCTTCAATGCGTTCATCTGGCCGCTCCTTGCCACCCTGCTGGTCAACTTCCTGGTGCTTTCCGCCGAGATCGGCGGGGTGGCTATCGCCGCCGAGCTTGCCACGGGGATCAGCTTTCAATGGTGGGCCTTGCCGGTCGCTTTCGTGGCTTGGCTGCTGTTGTGGAAAGGCACATTCGGGCTCATCGAGAAGGGGGTGTCGATGCTTGGTCTGGTAACGCTCTGCTTCGTCGTCGCAGCCGTGATGCTCCGCCCCGAATGGAAAGAGGTGGCGGTGGGGGCCGTGCCCAGCCTGCCGCAGCACGACACGGCAAAATACTGGTTCATGGCCGTCAGCATTCTCGGCGCCTCGATATCGCCTTACCTTTTCATGTTCTATTCCTCTGGCGCGATCGAAGATCAGTGGGACAAGAGCTATCTCGGCGCCAATCGGGCGATAGCCGGGCTCGGTATGAGTTTCGGCGGCACGATCTCGGTGGGCGTTCTGATCGTGGCGGCGCTGGTTCTTGGTGCTCATGGCGTTACCGAAGTGGAAGACTACAACCAGCTTCCGTTGATGTTGATTCCGATGTTCGGCTTCTGGGGCTTCGTCCTTTTCGTCGCGTCGCTGGCCATCGCCTGCTTCGGCGCTGCGCTCGAAGTGGCCTTGCAGCAGGCCTATCTCGTCGCGCAGGGATTCGGCTGGACCTGGGGCGAGGATCTGAAGCCGCGCGACGATCCCGGATTCAGCCTCATCTACACATTGACGCTCTTCCTCGCCGCGGTCCCGATAGCGCTCGGTCTAGACCCGTTGAAGCTCACTATCTTCTCGATGGCGCTGACAGCGGCCAGCCTCCCGCTGACGGTTGTGCCGTTCCTCTTCCTGCTGAACGACGACCGCTATGTAGGCAAGCATCGCAACGGCGTCATCTCGAACGCGGCCGTGATTTTCGTCATCGCGCTCGGCTTCGTGCTGGCGCTCGTGACGATTCCGCTGCAGATATTCGGAGGCACGTGA
- a CDS encoding ferritin-like domain-containing protein, producing MPKKASSATSKGLESLFLDGLKDIYYAEKKILKVLPKLAKAAQSEKISAAFEKHLKETEAQVDRLEQVFDILGKPARGKTCPAIDGIIEEGSEILEEYKDEPALDAGLVGAAQAVEHYEIARYGTLIAWAEELRLKDALPLLRQTLKEESDTDEALNALGENDANRRALQAA from the coding sequence ATGCCGAAGAAAGCTTCGTCCGCGACCTCGAAGGGCTTGGAAAGCCTCTTCCTGGACGGACTCAAAGACATCTACTATGCGGAAAAGAAAATCTTGAAGGTATTGCCAAAGCTGGCGAAAGCAGCACAGTCCGAAAAGATAAGCGCTGCCTTCGAAAAGCACCTCAAGGAAACTGAAGCCCAGGTCGATCGCCTGGAGCAAGTCTTCGACATACTCGGCAAGCCGGCCCGGGGCAAGACCTGCCCGGCCATTGATGGAATCATCGAGGAGGGCTCGGAAATCCTCGAGGAGTACAAGGACGAACCGGCGCTCGACGCGGGTCTGGTGGGCGCCGCACAAGCGGTCGAGCATTACGAAATCGCGCGCTACGGTACGCTGATTGCATGGGCCGAGGAGCTCAGACTCAAGGATGCTCTCCCGCTGCTCCGTCAGACCTTAAAAGAAGAGTCCGACACCGACGAGGCGCTCAACGCTCTCGGCGAGAACGATGCCAATCGACGTGCTCTGCAGGCGGCCTAG